A section of the Orenia marismortui DSM 5156 genome encodes:
- a CDS encoding IS30 family transposase — translation MTYLNDTPKSRKNKHLNAYERGQIALLHSEGMNPNAIAKRLGRASNTIRNELKRGTVSQIKANKKIMVYYPDTGQRVYESNRKNCGPKFKLLQCEEFIDYVIEQFYEKGHSLDAICGAAKLHNKFPKPEMVSTKTLYNYVNAGLLTIKNIDLPLKLKRSSKRKHTKNNKKKLGTSIDQRPESINNRSEFGHWEIDTMIGKKTKNESVLLTMTERMTRKEIIRKIPAKTAQAVQDAILKLVNEAGDCFPKVFKSFTCDNGSEFAQMSFLEQISDTKVYFAHPYSSWERGTNERHNGLIRRFIPKGNSLNQFSIESIARVQNWCNTLPRKILDYLTPDEIFEDKLKQILYD, via the coding sequence ATGACTTACTTAAATGATACACCAAAATCCCGAAAAAATAAACACCTAAATGCTTATGAACGTGGTCAAATTGCATTATTACATTCCGAAGGAATGAATCCAAATGCTATTGCAAAACGTTTAGGTAGAGCTTCTAATACCATTAGAAACGAACTAAAACGTGGTACAGTTTCTCAAATTAAAGCTAATAAAAAGATTATGGTCTATTACCCTGACACTGGTCAAAGAGTTTATGAATCTAATCGCAAGAATTGTGGTCCTAAATTTAAACTTTTGCAATGTGAAGAGTTCATTGATTATGTTATAGAACAGTTCTACGAAAAAGGACATTCTCTTGATGCTATATGTGGTGCAGCAAAACTTCATAATAAATTTCCAAAGCCAGAGATGGTATCTACTAAAACGCTTTATAACTACGTCAACGCTGGATTATTGACAATTAAAAACATTGATTTACCTTTGAAGCTTAAGCGTTCTTCAAAAAGAAAGCACACTAAAAATAATAAAAAGAAGCTTGGTACAAGTATAGATCAACGCCCTGAAAGTATTAATAATCGTAGTGAGTTTGGTCACTGGGAAATTGACACTATGATAGGCAAAAAGACTAAAAATGAATCAGTTTTACTTACTATGACAGAACGTATGACTCGTAAAGAAATTATTCGTAAAATCCCTGCCAAGACTGCTCAAGCAGTTCAAGATGCTATTTTAAAGCTCGTTAATGAAGCAGGAGATTGTTTTCCAAAAGTATTTAAAAGCTTCACTTGTGATAATGGCTCTGAGTTTGCTCAAATGTCATTTTTAGAGCAAATTAGTGATACTAAAGTATACTTTGCACATCCATATTCATCATGGGAAAGAGGAACTAATGAGCGTCATAATGGTCTTATAAGACGCTTTATCCCTAAAGGTAATAGTCTAAACCAATTCTCTATTGAATCTATTGCTAGAGTCCAAAACTGGTGCAATACTTTACCAAGAAAAATCTTAGATTACCTAACCCCTGATGAAATATTTGAAGATAAATTAAAACAAATTCTTTATGACTAA